The Primulina eburnea isolate SZY01 chromosome 6, ASM2296580v1, whole genome shotgun sequence genome contains a region encoding:
- the LOC140835136 gene encoding uncharacterized protein isoform X2, translating into MCCCLCPHKSHKFSSMSAEITEKLNDPISSDQMCTGAEAVSVEPGNHLQSDDIIYDSPKSVHIQVEGDKLGYVSLNSKEEKASDPSLMAVEKKEEPHDKLDGSTRVSDTTKFTAVEDKPEMEDVEVPLAGKSDTFVPMETSVDDVGSSKEKCSVTTVSIPVFHNSSAPEDDSTTRVLEKNVNHHDEKTNCEIPMAGNESGKGAAVEEQVILDSSKPSVNSTYPLPSGEVDVDPRQLEILSETESGLLEFKDVEFMRPRQGFAAGNVTGLDTGLNLDFPDVVGVKSVGVADVDHVVDESNRDGDVVFPEKTKEQPISKVSTNPFSESLVSAENYATNNSLTNDVQKPSEFFDVVHEDTEQRHDNGALILPENSDSSSIKVQETSSVKEKCLLETDSDKCHATEDWHTGIVETPDKISNEDSSNADKKVSDGENSTGVDSKSLQDEGYINDKLINEKVSVSAADSLEGIWGSISAVETNSQSSPRSETNMQNSERRNIKMHQSKSDDFEPPSFMTLVQPGKAPESVAAPTASEIEPVQHNKQQKSESLQAGWFPSLTNVVNDSQGRKKNEEIIAKVTNWNASKEHRGQLKNLLNEAKSPNTKQQKDETSQKDNGATGTTMSSVVEPEEPKLEIPYKEDWNSPARYPTVIKKEKKKGKPYWVPFVCCSSVNREL; encoded by the exons ATGTGCTG TTGTCTGTGTCCCCACAAATCCCATAAGTTCAGTTCCATGAGTGCAGAAATAACCGAAAAACTCAATGATCCGATAAGTAGTGACCAAATGTGTACTGGTGCCGAAGCAGTTTCCGTTGAACCCGGAAATCACTTACAGTctgatgatatcatatatgatagCCCGAAGAGTGTACATATCCAAGTGGAAGGAGATAAGTTGGGTTATGTGAGCTTAAACTCCAAAGAAGAAAAGGCTTCAGATCCTTCATTAATGGCTGTTGAGAAAAAGGAAGAGCCACATGATAAGCTTGATGGAAGCACGCGTGTCTCAGATACCACTAAGTTTACTGCTGTTGAAGATAAACCCGAAATGGAAGATGTCGAAGTGCCTCTTGCAGGGAAGTCTGATACATTTGTGCCTATGGAAACAAGTGTTGATGATGTCGGGTCTTCAAAGGAAAAATGTTCAGTCACAACGGTTTCAATCCCGGTCTTCCATAATTCTTCTGCTCCAGAAGATGATTCTACTACAAGGGTTCTTGAAAAAAATGTGAATCATCATGATGAAAAGACGAATTGTGAAATTCCGATGGCTGGGAATGAAAGTGGCAAAGGAGCTGCCGTGGAGGAGCAAGTAATTCTTGATTCATCAAAACCATCTGTTAATTCAACCTATCCTTTACCTTCAGGTGAAGTGGATGTTGATCCAAGACAATTAGAAATTTTATCTGAAACTGAATCTGGTTTATTAGAATTCAAAgatgttgaatttatgagacCTCGTCAAGGATTTGCAGCTGGTAACGTCACTGGGTTGGATACTGGGCTAAATCTTGATTTCCCTGATGTTGTTGGAGTAAAGTCCGTTGGTGTTGCTGACGTGGACCACGTGGTGGATGAATCAAATCGTGACGGTGATGTTGTGTTTCCAGAAAAAACTAAAGAACAGCCAATTTCAAAAGTTTCCACCAATCCATTTTCTGAATCTTTAGTTTCGGCTGAAAACTATGCCACTAACAATAGCCTCACCAATGATGTCCAAAAACCATCAGAGTTCTTCGATGTTGTTCATGAGGATACTGAACAAAGACATGATAACGGTGCATTAATATTGCCAGAAAATTCTGACAGCTCTTCAATAAAAGTGCAAGAAACATCGTCTGTGAAAGAAAAATGTCTGCTTGAAACTGATTCTGACAAGTGCCATGCAACTGAAGATTGGCATACTGGCATTGTTGAAACACCTGACAAAATTTCCAACGAAGATTCTTCTAATGCTGATAAAAAAGTCTCTGATGGTGAAAATTCCACTGGTGTTGATTCCAAATCCTTGCAAGACGAAGGTTATATCAATGACAAGCTGATAAATGAGAAAGTTAGCGTCTCTGCTGCTGATAGCCTGGAAGGGATATGGGGTTCAATTTCTG CTGTTGAAACAAACTCTCAATCATCCCCAAGATCAGAAACCAATATGCAGAATTCGGAACGGAGGAACATTAAAATGCATCAGAGCAAGTCAGACGATTTTGAGCCACCTTCTTTCATGACTTTGGTTCAACCTGGAAAAGCGCCTGAGTCAGTAGCCGCACCTACTGCTTCCGAAATCGAGCCAGTCCagcacaataaacaacaaaaatcTGAATCTTTACAGGCTGGTTGGTTCCCCTCTTTAACTAATGTAGTGAACGACTCACAAGGGAGAAAGAAAAATGAGGAGATAATTGCCAAAGTAACAAATTGGAATGCGAGTAAGGAACATCGTGGCCAGCTGAAGAATCTTTTGAATGAAGCCAAGTCCCCAAACACGAAACAACAGAAAGACGAGACTTCACAGAAAGATAATGGTGCTACTGGGACGACTATGAGTTCCGTTGTTGAACCTGAAGAACCTAAACTCGAGATACCATATAAAGAGGATTGGAACTCTCCGGCTAGGTATCCAACTGTGatcaagaaagaaaagaagaaaggCAAACCATATTGGGTGCCGTTTGTTTGCTGCTCTTCCGTAAACAGGGAGCTGTGA
- the LOC140835136 gene encoding uncharacterized protein isoform X1, with product MDGQDHKKPITSAVSEVHGVHLCHRCGWPFPNPHPSAKHRRAHKRVCGKIEGYKISPSDLAISDDSDEGDQHTPSPKVEKSNVKESNSDGGVHLRSNKSEDDVFSDAATEFSDSGISPSLEERLEVIKGDDKKIEQKSEEGDINVNLLKKVDECAEITEKLNDPISSDQMCTGAEAVSVEPGNHLQSDDIIYDSPKSVHIQVEGDKLGYVSLNSKEEKASDPSLMAVEKKEEPHDKLDGSTRVSDTTKFTAVEDKPEMEDVEVPLAGKSDTFVPMETSVDDVGSSKEKCSVTTVSIPVFHNSSAPEDDSTTRVLEKNVNHHDEKTNCEIPMAGNESGKGAAVEEQVILDSSKPSVNSTYPLPSGEVDVDPRQLEILSETESGLLEFKDVEFMRPRQGFAAGNVTGLDTGLNLDFPDVVGVKSVGVADVDHVVDESNRDGDVVFPEKTKEQPISKVSTNPFSESLVSAENYATNNSLTNDVQKPSEFFDVVHEDTEQRHDNGALILPENSDSSSIKVQETSSVKEKCLLETDSDKCHATEDWHTGIVETPDKISNEDSSNADKKVSDGENSTGVDSKSLQDEGYINDKLINEKVSVSAADSLEGIWGSISAVETNSQSSPRSETNMQNSERRNIKMHQSKSDDFEPPSFMTLVQPGKAPESVAAPTASEIEPVQHNKQQKSESLQAGWFPSLTNVVNDSQGRKKNEEIIAKVTNWNASKEHRGQLKNLLNEAKSPNTKQQKDETSQKDNGATGTTMSSVVEPEEPKLEIPYKEDWNSPARYPTVIKKEKKKGKPYWVPFVCCSSVNREL from the exons ATGGATGGTCAAGATCACAAGAAGCCCATCACTTCTGCAG TGTCCGAGGTTCATGGGGTTCACCTCTGCCACAGGTGCGGATGGCCTTTTCCAAATCCACACCCAAGTGCCAAACACAGAAGAGCTCACAAAAGAGTTTGTGGAAAAATTGAAGGCTATAAAATTAGTCCATCTGATTTGGCTATTTCGGATGACTCGGACGAGGGCGATCAGCATACCCCCA GTCCCAAGGTTGAGAAGAGTAATGTGAAGGAGTCTAATAGTGATGGTGGAGTTCATCTGAGGTCCAATAAATCGGAAGATGATGTGTTTTCGGATGCAGCTACGGAGTTTTCAGATAGTGGAATCAGTCCCAGCTTGGAAGAGCGCTTAGAAGTTATTAAAGGAGATGACAAGAAGATAGAGCAAAAAAGTGAGGAGGGTGATATTAATGTGAACCTGTTAAAAAAGGTTGATGAATGTGCTG AAATAACCGAAAAACTCAATGATCCGATAAGTAGTGACCAAATGTGTACTGGTGCCGAAGCAGTTTCCGTTGAACCCGGAAATCACTTACAGTctgatgatatcatatatgatagCCCGAAGAGTGTACATATCCAAGTGGAAGGAGATAAGTTGGGTTATGTGAGCTTAAACTCCAAAGAAGAAAAGGCTTCAGATCCTTCATTAATGGCTGTTGAGAAAAAGGAAGAGCCACATGATAAGCTTGATGGAAGCACGCGTGTCTCAGATACCACTAAGTTTACTGCTGTTGAAGATAAACCCGAAATGGAAGATGTCGAAGTGCCTCTTGCAGGGAAGTCTGATACATTTGTGCCTATGGAAACAAGTGTTGATGATGTCGGGTCTTCAAAGGAAAAATGTTCAGTCACAACGGTTTCAATCCCGGTCTTCCATAATTCTTCTGCTCCAGAAGATGATTCTACTACAAGGGTTCTTGAAAAAAATGTGAATCATCATGATGAAAAGACGAATTGTGAAATTCCGATGGCTGGGAATGAAAGTGGCAAAGGAGCTGCCGTGGAGGAGCAAGTAATTCTTGATTCATCAAAACCATCTGTTAATTCAACCTATCCTTTACCTTCAGGTGAAGTGGATGTTGATCCAAGACAATTAGAAATTTTATCTGAAACTGAATCTGGTTTATTAGAATTCAAAgatgttgaatttatgagacCTCGTCAAGGATTTGCAGCTGGTAACGTCACTGGGTTGGATACTGGGCTAAATCTTGATTTCCCTGATGTTGTTGGAGTAAAGTCCGTTGGTGTTGCTGACGTGGACCACGTGGTGGATGAATCAAATCGTGACGGTGATGTTGTGTTTCCAGAAAAAACTAAAGAACAGCCAATTTCAAAAGTTTCCACCAATCCATTTTCTGAATCTTTAGTTTCGGCTGAAAACTATGCCACTAACAATAGCCTCACCAATGATGTCCAAAAACCATCAGAGTTCTTCGATGTTGTTCATGAGGATACTGAACAAAGACATGATAACGGTGCATTAATATTGCCAGAAAATTCTGACAGCTCTTCAATAAAAGTGCAAGAAACATCGTCTGTGAAAGAAAAATGTCTGCTTGAAACTGATTCTGACAAGTGCCATGCAACTGAAGATTGGCATACTGGCATTGTTGAAACACCTGACAAAATTTCCAACGAAGATTCTTCTAATGCTGATAAAAAAGTCTCTGATGGTGAAAATTCCACTGGTGTTGATTCCAAATCCTTGCAAGACGAAGGTTATATCAATGACAAGCTGATAAATGAGAAAGTTAGCGTCTCTGCTGCTGATAGCCTGGAAGGGATATGGGGTTCAATTTCTG CTGTTGAAACAAACTCTCAATCATCCCCAAGATCAGAAACCAATATGCAGAATTCGGAACGGAGGAACATTAAAATGCATCAGAGCAAGTCAGACGATTTTGAGCCACCTTCTTTCATGACTTTGGTTCAACCTGGAAAAGCGCCTGAGTCAGTAGCCGCACCTACTGCTTCCGAAATCGAGCCAGTCCagcacaataaacaacaaaaatcTGAATCTTTACAGGCTGGTTGGTTCCCCTCTTTAACTAATGTAGTGAACGACTCACAAGGGAGAAAGAAAAATGAGGAGATAATTGCCAAAGTAACAAATTGGAATGCGAGTAAGGAACATCGTGGCCAGCTGAAGAATCTTTTGAATGAAGCCAAGTCCCCAAACACGAAACAACAGAAAGACGAGACTTCACAGAAAGATAATGGTGCTACTGGGACGACTATGAGTTCCGTTGTTGAACCTGAAGAACCTAAACTCGAGATACCATATAAAGAGGATTGGAACTCTCCGGCTAGGTATCCAACTGTGatcaagaaagaaaagaagaaaggCAAACCATATTGGGTGCCGTTTGTTTGCTGCTCTTCCGTAAACAGGGAGCTGTGA
- the LOC140835137 gene encoding uncharacterized protein isoform X2, protein MEESSSMNNIFRKRKEISSSLEDQFDGSLTRSKAQMCIDHSGSGRSLPEVISEEPSPVAGFSVLNRGNAWGGSSIKDLRARRVFTPDVNSILQEQNEENWEEGKESLEGLNSQSGQGPVFDMGSGSMKVVDETSAIKNEANSGVGSVIRGKMALTLCTKRKVFKTPGSFSYRRLLPYLTDTLNDDSQIELVDAATPCMSRGSCTVKSNSKSYIENYHNDWVERQKCHPENTKSSKDKVMQNFQSGLPCNDKDLRGRQDKGDDPSENIGPHRTEQRNHPDGTSHVHVSSEEKLIQMTPPDPDIFTQTENGVNKEYVESSTFLTENQIRTNNYVWLNQSLDGKQLSDSIDSLVLNPSSRRRVFKHPRSLSYRRLLPFLLEISNDNSIKRQKPVVEFIEKPHPLATGTSVEQKQVKKLLTEISSGTQQTEILEEVLLPADILPVDSSRVAGAKPSSSTHISLFTADLSNVKPSLEVSDIGDSPCVNIGLQTGGILQSQSSPRKLETECPHTDTNGLEMNEHSTLQIEVSEQVAKQTKCSDLGLEVFNDNRESIEDVQLNQGTLKMDICNSLFSTFAGPPKGILKKNPRGCRGPCNCLNCASFHLHAERAFEFSKNQMHDAEEVALELMKELARLRHLLNKSITNENGSEIVPLNLVKQACAKSLETEKLAKVRLCQLNCDLNIHCRIPALLQPKVTFSNYIRERAFPMSDQLVSMEKTE, encoded by the exons ATGGAAGAATCGTCATCAATGAATAACATTTTCCGGAAAAGAAaggaaatatcatcatcattGGAGGACCAATTTGATGGCAGTTTGACCAGAAGCAAAGCCCAGATGTGCATCGACCACAGTGGCTCCGGAAGGTCCCTTCCTGAAGTAATTTCTGAAGAACCATCACCAGTGGCAGGTTTTTCGGTTCTAAATCGTGGCAATGCTTGGGGAGGATCGTCTATTAAAGATCTCAGGGCACGGAGAGTTTTCACTCCTGATGTTAATTCAATCCTTCAAGAGCAAAACGAGGAAAACTGGGAAGAGGGAAAAGAGTCTTTGGAAGGTTTAAATTCTCAATCTGGCCAGGGTCCGGTATTTGATATGGGTTCGGGTTCTATGAAGGTGGTGGATGAGACTTCTGCGATAAAGAATGAGGCGAATTCCGGAGTTGGATCTGTTATCAGAGGCAAAATG GCCCTTACTTTGTGTACTAAAAGGAAGGTTTTCAAGACTCCAGGATCTTTTAGTTATAGAAGGTTGCTGCCATATCTGACTGACACATTGAATGATGATTCCC aaattgaattagTGGATGCAGCAACTCCATGTATGTCAAGGGGGTCTTGTACTGTGAAGTCTAATTCGAAGTCATACATCGAAAATTATCATAATGATTGGGTTGAGCGTCAGAAGTGTCATCCTGAAAATACCAAGTCATCCAAGGACAAAGTAATGCAGAATTTTCAATCGGGACTCCCCTGCAACGACAAGGATTTGCGTGGTAGACAAGATAAAGGGGATGACCCTTCCGAAAATATTGGGCCTCATAGAACGGAACAAAGAAACCACCCGGATGGTACGAGTCATGTGCATGTTTCATCGGAAGAGAAGTTGATTCAAATGACACCTCCTGATCCTGATATTTTCACTCAAACTGAGAATGGTGTCAATAAAGAATATGTTGAAAGTAGCACTTTTCTGACAGAGAACCAAATTCGCACGAACAACTATGTTTGGCTCAACCAAAGTTTAGACGGGAAACAGCTCTCTGATTCAATCGACAGTCTG GTTCTTAATCCTAGTAGCCGACGAAGGGTGTTTAAACATCCACGATCCCTCAGTTACCGAAGACTGCTTCCTTTTCTGTTGGAAATTTCCAACGATAATTCAA TTAAACGGCAAAAGCCTGTTGTAGAGTTTATAGAAAAACCACATCCTCTAGCTACTGGTACTTCTGTTGAACAGAAGCAAGTGAAGAAATTGCTAACTGAGATTTCTTCCGGGACCCAACAGACAGAGATTCTGGAGGAAGTTCTGCTGCCTGCAGATATTCTTCCAGTTGATTCATCTCGGGTTGCTGGTGCCAAACCAAGCTCATCGACACATATATCTCTTTTTACTGCTGATCTGTCAAATGTCAAGCCGAGTTTAGAAGTTTCTGATATTGGAGATAGTCCATGCGTGAATATTGGTTTGCAGACCGGAGGAATATTGCAATCTCAAAGCAGCCCCAGAAAGTTAGAAACAGAATGTCCCCACACTGATACTAATGGTCTTGAAATGAATGAGCATTCGACTCTCCAAATTGAAGTATCTGAACAGGTTGCTAAACAGACCAAATGCTCGGACCTGGGATTGGAAGTGTTTAATGACAATAGAGAATCAATCGAAGATGTTCAATTGAACCAAGGCACGTTGAAGATGGATATATGCAATTCTTTATTTTCTACTTTTGCCGGTCCTCCCAAAggaattttaaagaaaaatccaAGAGGTTGTAGAGGGCCTTGTAATTGTCTAAATTGTGCTTCTTTCCATCTTCACGCTGAGAGAGCATTTGAGTTTTCAAAGAATCAGATGCACGATGCTGAAGAAGTTGCATTGGAGTTGATGAAAGAGTTGGCAAGACTTCGCCATTTGTTGAACAAGTCAATAACCAACGAAAATGGTTCTGAGATCGTCCCACTCAATCTG GTTAAACAAGCTTGCGCCAAGTCACTTGAAACAGAAAAACTAGCAAAAGTGCGCCTTTGCCAATTGAACTGTGatcttaatattcattgcaGAATTCCG GCCTTGCTCCAGCCTAAGGTGACGTTCTCTAATTATATCCGAGAACGAGCTTTTCCAATGTCAGATCAGCTTGTCAGCATGGAAAAGACAGAATAA
- the LOC140835137 gene encoding uncharacterized protein isoform X1 has translation MEESSSMNNIFRKRKEISSSLEDQFDGSLTRSKAQMCIDHSGSGRSLPEVISEEPSPVAGFSVLNRGNAWGGSSIKDLRARRVFTPDVNSILQEQNEENWEEGKESLEGLNSQSGQGPVFDMGSGSMKVVDETSAIKNEANSGVGSVIRGKMALTLCTKRKVFKTPGSFSYRRLLPYLTDTLNDDSRVSEIELVDAATPCMSRGSCTVKSNSKSYIENYHNDWVERQKCHPENTKSSKDKVMQNFQSGLPCNDKDLRGRQDKGDDPSENIGPHRTEQRNHPDGTSHVHVSSEEKLIQMTPPDPDIFTQTENGVNKEYVESSTFLTENQIRTNNYVWLNQSLDGKQLSDSIDSLVLNPSSRRRVFKHPRSLSYRRLLPFLLEISNDNSIKRQKPVVEFIEKPHPLATGTSVEQKQVKKLLTEISSGTQQTEILEEVLLPADILPVDSSRVAGAKPSSSTHISLFTADLSNVKPSLEVSDIGDSPCVNIGLQTGGILQSQSSPRKLETECPHTDTNGLEMNEHSTLQIEVSEQVAKQTKCSDLGLEVFNDNRESIEDVQLNQGTLKMDICNSLFSTFAGPPKGILKKNPRGCRGPCNCLNCASFHLHAERAFEFSKNQMHDAEEVALELMKELARLRHLLNKSITNENGSEIVPLNLVKQACAKSLETEKLAKVRLCQLNCDLNIHCRIPALLQPKVTFSNYIRERAFPMSDQLVSMEKTE, from the exons ATGGAAGAATCGTCATCAATGAATAACATTTTCCGGAAAAGAAaggaaatatcatcatcattGGAGGACCAATTTGATGGCAGTTTGACCAGAAGCAAAGCCCAGATGTGCATCGACCACAGTGGCTCCGGAAGGTCCCTTCCTGAAGTAATTTCTGAAGAACCATCACCAGTGGCAGGTTTTTCGGTTCTAAATCGTGGCAATGCTTGGGGAGGATCGTCTATTAAAGATCTCAGGGCACGGAGAGTTTTCACTCCTGATGTTAATTCAATCCTTCAAGAGCAAAACGAGGAAAACTGGGAAGAGGGAAAAGAGTCTTTGGAAGGTTTAAATTCTCAATCTGGCCAGGGTCCGGTATTTGATATGGGTTCGGGTTCTATGAAGGTGGTGGATGAGACTTCTGCGATAAAGAATGAGGCGAATTCCGGAGTTGGATCTGTTATCAGAGGCAAAATG GCCCTTACTTTGTGTACTAAAAGGAAGGTTTTCAAGACTCCAGGATCTTTTAGTTATAGAAGGTTGCTGCCATATCTGACTGACACATTGAATGATGATTCCC GTgtttcagaaattgaattagTGGATGCAGCAACTCCATGTATGTCAAGGGGGTCTTGTACTGTGAAGTCTAATTCGAAGTCATACATCGAAAATTATCATAATGATTGGGTTGAGCGTCAGAAGTGTCATCCTGAAAATACCAAGTCATCCAAGGACAAAGTAATGCAGAATTTTCAATCGGGACTCCCCTGCAACGACAAGGATTTGCGTGGTAGACAAGATAAAGGGGATGACCCTTCCGAAAATATTGGGCCTCATAGAACGGAACAAAGAAACCACCCGGATGGTACGAGTCATGTGCATGTTTCATCGGAAGAGAAGTTGATTCAAATGACACCTCCTGATCCTGATATTTTCACTCAAACTGAGAATGGTGTCAATAAAGAATATGTTGAAAGTAGCACTTTTCTGACAGAGAACCAAATTCGCACGAACAACTATGTTTGGCTCAACCAAAGTTTAGACGGGAAACAGCTCTCTGATTCAATCGACAGTCTG GTTCTTAATCCTAGTAGCCGACGAAGGGTGTTTAAACATCCACGATCCCTCAGTTACCGAAGACTGCTTCCTTTTCTGTTGGAAATTTCCAACGATAATTCAA TTAAACGGCAAAAGCCTGTTGTAGAGTTTATAGAAAAACCACATCCTCTAGCTACTGGTACTTCTGTTGAACAGAAGCAAGTGAAGAAATTGCTAACTGAGATTTCTTCCGGGACCCAACAGACAGAGATTCTGGAGGAAGTTCTGCTGCCTGCAGATATTCTTCCAGTTGATTCATCTCGGGTTGCTGGTGCCAAACCAAGCTCATCGACACATATATCTCTTTTTACTGCTGATCTGTCAAATGTCAAGCCGAGTTTAGAAGTTTCTGATATTGGAGATAGTCCATGCGTGAATATTGGTTTGCAGACCGGAGGAATATTGCAATCTCAAAGCAGCCCCAGAAAGTTAGAAACAGAATGTCCCCACACTGATACTAATGGTCTTGAAATGAATGAGCATTCGACTCTCCAAATTGAAGTATCTGAACAGGTTGCTAAACAGACCAAATGCTCGGACCTGGGATTGGAAGTGTTTAATGACAATAGAGAATCAATCGAAGATGTTCAATTGAACCAAGGCACGTTGAAGATGGATATATGCAATTCTTTATTTTCTACTTTTGCCGGTCCTCCCAAAggaattttaaagaaaaatccaAGAGGTTGTAGAGGGCCTTGTAATTGTCTAAATTGTGCTTCTTTCCATCTTCACGCTGAGAGAGCATTTGAGTTTTCAAAGAATCAGATGCACGATGCTGAAGAAGTTGCATTGGAGTTGATGAAAGAGTTGGCAAGACTTCGCCATTTGTTGAACAAGTCAATAACCAACGAAAATGGTTCTGAGATCGTCCCACTCAATCTG GTTAAACAAGCTTGCGCCAAGTCACTTGAAACAGAAAAACTAGCAAAAGTGCGCCTTTGCCAATTGAACTGTGatcttaatattcattgcaGAATTCCG GCCTTGCTCCAGCCTAAGGTGACGTTCTCTAATTATATCCGAGAACGAGCTTTTCCAATGTCAGATCAGCTTGTCAGCATGGAAAAGACAGAATAA
- the LOC140835138 gene encoding crocetin glucosyltransferase, chloroplastic-like, producing MNSRHVLLITYPAQGHINPALRFAQRLIHIGIDVTFVTTVNARRRMVKASAGDAPKGLKFQTFSDGYDDGFKPSDDVNRYVSELRNSGSRILKDIIVASSERGSPVTCLVYTLLIPWAAEVAREVHVPCALLWIQPATVLVVYYYYFRGFEDEIKENSDDPSWKIQFPGIPYDFSKSDLPSFLLPSSSERYSFALPSFKEQIDALDLETKPKVLVNTFDALEPDALKSIENYEFIGIGPLIPPAFLSDGQVSSDESFGVDLFQKSDDYIEWLNSEPDSSVVYVSFGSLLNLPKSQMEEIARGLLDSKRPFLWVIRAKQDDNIEEDEKLSCMEELGNHGKIVPWCSQLEVLTHKSLGCFVTHCGWNSTLESMSCGVPMVAFPQWTDQGTNAKLIEDVWKVGVRVKVNENGLVESDEIRSCIEQVMDGGERGRELRENSRRWKGSARKSMEEDGSSNNNLKAFLQEIRSK from the coding sequence ATGAATTCCCGCCACGTCCTCCTCATCACTTATCCGGCGCAAGGACACATCAACCCCGCGCTTCGGTTCGCCCAAAGACTCATCCACATCGGGATTGATGTCACCTTCGTCACCACCGTGAATGCGCGGCGGCGCATGGTCAAAGCCTCCGCCGGAGACGCCCCTAAAGGCCTCAAGTTCCAGACATTTTCGGACGGCTACGACGATGGCTTCAAGCCTAGCGACGACGTCAACCGCTACGTCTCGGAATTAAGAAATAGTGGCTCGAGAATTTTGAAAGATATAATCGTCGCTTCGTCGGAGCGAGGCAGCCCCGTCACGTGCTTGGTGTACACCCTCCTGATCCCATGGGCGGCGGAGGTGGCGCGCGAGGTTCATGTCCCTTGTGCGCTTCTTTGGATTCAACCGGCCACCGTGTTGGTTGTGTATTACTATTATTTTAGAGGTTTTGAAGATGAAATAAAGGAGAACTCTGATGATCCCTCATGGAAAATTCAGTTCCCCGGAATCCCATACGACTTCTCCAAAAGTGATCTTCCATCTTTTTTGCTTCCTTCGAGCTCCGAAAGATACAGCTTCGCGCTTCCATCTTTCAAGGAGCAAATTGATGCCCTCGATTTGGAAACGAAACCGAAGGTTTTAGTGAACACTTTCGATGCGTTGGAGCCCGATGCTTTGAAATCCATTGAGAACTATGAGTTTATCGGGATCGGACCCCTGATCCCTCCTGCTTTCTTATCGGATGGTCAAGTCTCGTCGGACGAATCATTCGGGGTCGATCTTTTTCAGAAATCAGATGATTACATTGAATGGTTGAACTCAGAGCCGGATTCATCAGTGGTTTATGTCTCATTTGGCAGTTTGTTGAATCTTCCAAAATCACAGATGGAAGAGATCGCAAGAGGCTTATTGGATTCTAAAAGGCCATTTCTATGGGTTATTCGAGCTAAGCAAGACGACAATATCGAAGAAGATGAGAAGCTGAGTTGTATGGAGGAACTTGGAAATCATGGGAAAATAGTGCCATGGTGTTCCCAACTGGAGGTTCTGACACACAAGTCGTTAGGGTGCTTCGTTACGCACTGCGGATGGAACTCGACTTTGGAGAGCATGTCGTGTGGCGTGCCGATGGTGGCCTTTCCGCAATGGACGGATCAAGGGACGAACGCGAAGCTGATCGAAGATGTGTGGAAGGTAGGGGTTAGAGTGAAAGTGAATGAGAATGGCCTGGTTGAGAGTGATGAGATCAGGTCTTGCATCGAGCAAGTGATGGATGGAGGTGAACGTGGGAGAGAATTGAGGGAGAATTCTAGAAGATGGAAGGGTTCGGCAAGAAAATCTATGGAGGAAGACGGATCTTCTAACAACAACTTGAAGGCATTTCTTCAAGAAATTCGGAGTAAATAG